The genomic stretch CCGTCATTTCCTGCGCGACGGCCCTTGCGTATGCCTCGTGACCGTCCACGGCCGCCGCCGCTGCGGGCACGCCGATCTCACGCTTGTTCCACCGCACCGTCGAGCCGTTCACGCGCTGAGCCGGGCCTTCCGTCTCGAAGTATTCACGGGCAAAGAGCGCGCAGATCGCGTCGCCCGTCACTTCCTCGCCGGACTGGTCGGCGACCGTCTGCACGGCATGGCTGAATTCAATTTGCACGCGTCGCGGCGGCGCGAAGCCCATGCCGCGCTCAAGCAGATAGGTCGAGCCGCCCTTGCCGGACTGGCTGTTCACGCGGATCACGGCGTCGTAGCTGCGGCCGACGTCGGCGGGATCGATGGGCAGATACGGCACTTCCCAGACGGCGCCCGCTTTCTGCTGTGCAAAGCCCTTGCGGATCGCGTCCTGATGCGAACCGGAGAACGCCGTGTAGACGAGATCGCCTGCATACGGATGCCGCGGATGCACGGGAATCTGGTTGCAGCGCTCGACCACGCGCCGCACGGCGTCGATGTCCGAAAAATCGAGACCGGGATCGATGCCCTGCGTGTAGAGATTCATCGCGAGCGTGACGATGTCCACGTTGCCCGTGCGCTCGCCGTTGCCAAACAGGCATCCTTCGATGCGGTCCGCGCCCGCCATCAGCGCGAGTTCCGCCGCCGCGACGGCCGTGCCGCGATCGTTATGCGGATGCACCGACAACACGATGCTGTCGCGATAACCAAGATTCCGGTCCATCCATTCGATCTGGTCCGCATACACGTTCGGCGTCGCGGCTTCGACAGTGGCGGGCAGGTTCACGATCATCTTGTGGTCGCGGGTGGGACGCCACGTTTGCGCGACGGCGTCGCAGACTTCGCGGGCAAACGGCAACTCCGTCATGCTGAATGTTTCGGGCGAATACTGATACGTCCAGTGCGTCTGCGGGCGGGCGTCGGCGTGCTCGCGGATGATCCGCGTGCCTTCGACGGCCAGCGCCTTCACTTCTTCCTGCGACTGGTTGAAGACGATCCTGCGGAACGATGGGCAGATCGCGTTGTACAGATGGACGATCGCGCGCGGCACGCCTTCGAGCGCCTCGAACGTGCGCGCGATCAGGTCTGCGCGCGACTGGACGAGCACTTCAATGGTCACGTCGTCGGGAATGCGCTTTTCGTTGATCAACTTCCGGACGAAATCGAAGTCGGTTTGCGACGCCGACGGGAAACCGACTTCGATCTCCTTGAAACCAGTCGCGACGAGCATCTCGAAGAACTCGGTCTTCTGCGGGATACTCATCGGCTCGATCAGCGACTGGTTGCCGTCGCGCAAGTCGGTGCTCATCCAGATCGGCGCGCGGTCGATCGTTCGGCTGGGCCACTTTCGACCGGTCAGGCGGACGGTGGGGAAGGGACGGTATTTCTCGGCAGGGTTGCGCAACATGGTAAGGCCTCGTTCGTTTCGTTTAGTCGTGTGCTTGGGAATGTGGCGTCGAGCGGCTGGCGGGTTGCCACAGATGCACGACCCGCAAGCCGGGCGCTAGCGGGAGCAACGAACGGGCGCGAACAAACAACGTCATCGGAACGACGACGAAGGCAACGATCGATACGGAAGCCCATGCAACGTGCATTTGACCCTCGCGACTCGTCCGAACGGTAAACGGACGAATGCAGACGACTACAGGTTTTTGAAGGAACTACGGACTGGGGTGAAACATGAACGACGGGAACTGCTGGGAGGACCGCCGCAGCCGCTTGGCCGACTGCGCGCGGCGCTACGCCTTGCTTACGCTAGACGTAGCGATAGGGGCCGCGCTAGGCGGCCGGAGGTAATTCGGAGGGTGTTCGGAATGGAACGCATTGTCAGAAGATAAGCGACGCGACGTGAGGCTGTCAACCTGCCATGCGCCGCAAGGCGTTCGTTTTTACGCGGGAATCAGCCGCGGACCGACGTCAGTCCTTGTCAGGCGGCTTTCCGCGCGATCTCCACGATCAGTTCGACCTGACGTGTGATGGCGGCCGGCACAGGCGCGTCGCCGCGCAGTACGTCGGCGATCCACGCGGCCGTGGTCGGCGCATCGCGGCCTTCGGGCAGGTCGACTTCGGGCGCATCCGGCGACGAGCGCTCGGCCGCAACGCGCGTTTCGCAGATGCCGTCAT from Paraburkholderia phymatum STM815 encodes the following:
- the leuA gene encoding 2-isopropylmalate synthase, whose protein sequence is MLRNPAEKYRPFPTVRLTGRKWPSRTIDRAPIWMSTDLRDGNQSLIEPMSIPQKTEFFEMLVATGFKEIEVGFPSASQTDFDFVRKLINEKRIPDDVTIEVLVQSRADLIARTFEALEGVPRAIVHLYNAICPSFRRIVFNQSQEEVKALAVEGTRIIREHADARPQTHWTYQYSPETFSMTELPFAREVCDAVAQTWRPTRDHKMIVNLPATVEAATPNVYADQIEWMDRNLGYRDSIVLSVHPHNDRGTAVAAAELALMAGADRIEGCLFGNGERTGNVDIVTLAMNLYTQGIDPGLDFSDIDAVRRVVERCNQIPVHPRHPYAGDLVYTAFSGSHQDAIRKGFAQQKAGAVWEVPYLPIDPADVGRSYDAVIRVNSQSGKGGSTYLLERGMGFAPPRRVQIEFSHAVQTVADQSGEEVTGDAICALFAREYFETEGPAQRVNGSTVRWNKREIGVPAAAAAVDGHEAYARAVAQEMTAAAKQDIEITSFETMRTTDGRTAVFVGCRIGDQPMRHGVGVSKDEMTAVVDAVVSGVNRAGWPAVDRRVAA